One Bradyrhizobium sp. ISRA464 genomic window carries:
- a CDS encoding VOC family protein, producing MIQLKDVSYVRLGSPDLEQAERFATACLGLQIAERGKADLYLRSDERSHTLCYSEGDPKRQTVGFEVEDEANLEDAAATLESLGHAVHAGTARESEQRKVKAFIGFHDPTGNHIELVVRPERSGCRYFASRDAGIAGFSHVGLNSTDPARDERFWTEVCNARVSDRIGDIPLMRVNAIHHTIALVRAPQAGIQHINHQVESSDDVLRSYYFLNEQRVPIVFGPGRHPTSGARFLYFKGPDGMIFEYSVGVDEIEDETTHRPRQFGFEPTSFCMWGSKPAGMTLPNT from the coding sequence ATGATCCAATTGAAGGATGTGAGCTATGTCCGCCTGGGGTCACCGGATCTCGAGCAGGCCGAGCGATTCGCGACTGCTTGCCTCGGCTTGCAAATCGCCGAACGCGGCAAGGCTGATCTTTACCTCCGATCGGACGAACGCTCGCATACGCTGTGCTACTCCGAAGGTGATCCAAAAAGGCAGACGGTCGGCTTCGAAGTCGAGGACGAAGCAAACCTGGAGGACGCGGCAGCCACGCTCGAGTCGCTTGGCCACGCTGTCCACGCCGGCACAGCACGGGAATCAGAGCAGCGCAAGGTGAAGGCTTTCATCGGCTTCCATGACCCGACCGGCAACCACATCGAACTGGTGGTACGGCCGGAGCGGAGCGGGTGCCGCTACTTCGCGAGCCGCGACGCCGGCATCGCGGGTTTCAGTCACGTCGGGCTCAACTCAACCGATCCCGCACGCGATGAGCGGTTCTGGACAGAGGTCTGCAACGCCCGCGTAAGCGATCGAATCGGCGACATCCCGCTGATGCGCGTCAATGCAATCCATCACACCATCGCGCTCGTCCGCGCGCCACAGGCCGGCATCCAGCACATCAATCACCAGGTCGAGAGCAGCGACGACGTGCTGCGCTCCTACTATTTCCTGAACGAACAGCGCGTGCCGATCGTGTTCGGTCCGGGTCGCCATCCGACGTCGGGGGCCCGCTTCCTCTACTTCAAAGGACCGGACGGGATGATCTTCGAATATTCGGTGGGTGTTGATGAAATCGAGGACGAGACAACGCACCGGCCCCGACAATTCGGCTTTGAGCCAACGAGCTTTTGCATGTGGGGCTCCAAGCCAGCCGGCATGACACTTCCCAATACGTGA
- a CDS encoding SDR family oxidoreductase: MDLGLRGRKAIVCAASQGLGKASAMALAREGVEVVIVARRREVLDSASREIELAAGNRPQTIVADVTSREGREAILSTCPEPDILINNAGGPPPGDFRNFERDDWIKALDGNMLAPIALIKSTIDGMIARKFGRIVNITSHAVKAPVAMLALSNGARSGLTGFVAGLARSAAEHNVTVNNLLPGTFDTDRLRSNLAALARNSSRSVAEVTEEVRASNPSKRFGHPDEFGATCAFLCSAQASYITGQNILIDGGAYPGAF; this comes from the coding sequence ATGGATCTGGGATTGCGCGGCCGAAAGGCCATCGTCTGCGCGGCGAGCCAGGGCCTTGGAAAAGCCAGCGCCATGGCGCTGGCCCGCGAGGGTGTCGAAGTCGTGATTGTCGCCCGGCGGCGCGAGGTCCTCGACAGTGCTTCTCGAGAGATCGAGTTGGCCGCGGGCAACCGACCTCAAACAATCGTTGCGGATGTAACGAGCCGCGAGGGACGCGAGGCCATCCTGTCCACCTGCCCTGAGCCCGATATTCTCATCAACAATGCCGGCGGACCACCGCCGGGGGATTTCAGAAACTTCGAGCGTGACGACTGGATCAAGGCGCTTGATGGCAACATGCTGGCGCCCATCGCGCTCATCAAATCCACCATCGACGGGATGATCGCGCGCAAATTCGGCCGCATCGTCAACATCACGTCGCACGCCGTCAAGGCGCCGGTCGCAATGCTTGCGCTATCGAACGGTGCTCGAAGTGGATTGACGGGCTTCGTCGCGGGCCTGGCGCGCTCTGCCGCCGAGCACAACGTGACCGTCAACAACCTGTTGCCGGGGACGTTCGACACGGACCGGCTGAGATCCAATCTCGCGGCACTCGCCCGAAACTCGTCACGTAGCGTGGCAGAGGTCACCGAGGAAGTTCGTGCCAGCAACCCAAGCAAGCGCTTCGGCCATCCGGACGAGTTCGGCGCGACTTGTGCCTTCCTGTGCTCAGCTCAGGCGAGCTACATCACTGGACAGAACATTTTGATCGACGGCGGAGCCTATCCCGGCGCATTTTAA
- a CDS encoding NADP-dependent oxidoreductase, with protein MKAIIVTNQAAGFAGMKLVERPEPQPAINDVIVEVHASGFVPTELEWPSTWTDRREQDRTPSLPGHESSGIVTALGYGTTGLSVGQRVFGLADWYRDGTLAEYIAIEARNLAPLPGDVDFKVGASLPISGLTAWQGLFQHGRLQAGQSVLAHGAAGAVGSMVVQLAREAGAYVIGTGRAADRQKALDFGANEFVDLENDALKDVGSVDLAFDVIGGDIQKQSAALVRVGGTLVTVIGPAQVRPLDGLAIDFVVEADRGQLSEIVQRVRDGRLRTNIGKVSSLDDAVATFNSAQRRQGKTIIQVRS; from the coding sequence ATGAAAGCGATTATTGTGACGAACCAGGCTGCCGGGTTTGCCGGGATGAAGCTGGTGGAACGGCCCGAACCTCAACCAGCGATAAACGACGTTATCGTAGAGGTTCACGCATCGGGATTCGTTCCGACGGAATTGGAATGGCCCTCGACGTGGACCGATCGTCGCGAACAGGACAGAACTCCGTCGCTCCCAGGGCACGAATCGTCCGGCATAGTCACGGCTCTTGGCTACGGCACGACGGGACTATCGGTGGGGCAGCGCGTATTCGGCCTTGCCGACTGGTATCGCGATGGCACGCTCGCTGAATATATTGCCATCGAGGCGCGCAATCTGGCGCCATTACCGGGTGACGTCGATTTCAAGGTGGGTGCGAGTCTGCCGATCTCGGGCTTGACCGCGTGGCAGGGGCTTTTCCAGCACGGCCGTCTTCAGGCAGGCCAGAGCGTGCTTGCGCATGGTGCGGCCGGCGCGGTCGGTTCCATGGTGGTTCAACTCGCACGAGAGGCTGGCGCCTATGTCATCGGAACAGGACGCGCAGCCGACCGACAGAAAGCGCTCGACTTCGGTGCGAATGAATTCGTCGACCTGGAGAACGACGCCCTCAAAGATGTCGGCAGTGTCGATCTTGCGTTCGACGTCATCGGCGGCGACATCCAGAAGCAGTCTGCAGCCCTTGTTAGAGTCGGAGGGACGCTGGTGACTGTCATCGGCCCGGCGCAGGTTCGCCCGCTGGACGGTTTGGCCATCGACTTCGTTGTGGAAGCCGATCGCGGTCAGTTGAGTGAGATCGTCCAGAGGGTGCGGGACGGAAGACTGCGGACAAACATCGGAAAGGTCTCCTCTCTCGACGACGCGGTCGCCACCTTCAACTCGGCCCAGCGACGCCAGGGCAAGACGATTATTCAGGTCCGCTCGTAA
- a CDS encoding carboxymuconolactone decarboxylase family protein: MARAAALKPEHVPAGSKPTLDMFTKNIGFTPNMMATFAQSPIAFNAWATLLGSLSKALDVKTRDSIGLAVSEVNGCDYCLTVHSFTAEHMAKLPTEDIVLARKGRARDPKRDAAVQFARKIIKSRGHVTDDDLQAVRNAGYTDANIMEIVALVAMYSLTNFFNNVFHPDKDFPAVAPAGSI; the protein is encoded by the coding sequence ATGGCCAGAGCTGCTGCTCTGAAGCCGGAACACGTTCCGGCTGGTTCGAAACCGACCCTCGATATGTTCACCAAGAACATCGGGTTCACGCCAAACATGATGGCGACCTTCGCGCAAAGCCCGATCGCGTTCAACGCATGGGCCACTCTGCTCGGCTCCTTGAGCAAGGCGCTCGACGTCAAGACGCGCGACAGCATCGGCCTTGCGGTCTCCGAAGTGAACGGCTGCGACTACTGCCTGACGGTGCACAGCTTCACGGCGGAGCATATGGCCAAGCTGCCGACCGAGGACATTGTTCTCGCCCGAAAGGGTCGTGCCAGGGACCCGAAGCGGGATGCCGCCGTTCAGTTTGCACGCAAGATCATCAAGAGCCGTGGCCACGTCACAGACGACGATCTGCAAGCCGTCCGCAATGCGGGCTACACGGATGCGAACATCATGGAGATCGTCGCGCTTGTGGCCATGTACTCGCTGACGAACTTCTTCAACAACGTGTTCCATCCCGACAAGGACTTCCCCGCGGTGGCACCGGCCGGCTCGATCTGA
- a CDS encoding nitroreductase family protein, with the protein MTAADPYTSRSLAGPLPTNAVIETILSRSAAKYYDSTAALSDDQIRDLVRIGTSAPTSFHLQNWRFVAVRSPEAKARLRPIAWNQPAISEAAVTFVIIGQLADASTVPDRLAPVVEAGIMPAHVVPEWEGPARGLYDDHPQRQRDEAVRSATFGAAAIIYAARSLGLGSTPMIGFDAEAVHREFSLAEDEIPVMLLTVGPERPGNWPQKPRLPVADVLHFA; encoded by the coding sequence ATGACCGCAGCCGATCCCTACACCTCCCGTTCGCTCGCGGGGCCGCTGCCGACAAACGCTGTGATCGAAACCATTCTGAGCCGCAGTGCTGCCAAGTACTATGACTCGACTGCCGCCCTGAGCGATGATCAGATCCGCGACCTGGTGCGGATCGGTACTTCAGCGCCGACATCCTTCCATCTGCAGAACTGGCGCTTCGTCGCCGTGCGCTCACCCGAAGCAAAGGCGCGGCTGCGTCCGATCGCCTGGAATCAGCCCGCAATCAGCGAAGCAGCCGTCACCTTCGTGATCATCGGCCAGTTGGCCGATGCCAGCACCGTCCCTGACCGCCTGGCGCCAGTCGTGGAAGCCGGAATCATGCCGGCACACGTGGTGCCGGAATGGGAGGGGCCTGCTCGCGGTCTTTACGACGATCATCCGCAGCGCCAGCGCGACGAGGCCGTACGCTCCGCTACCTTCGGCGCCGCAGCTATTATCTATGCGGCCCGCTCGCTAGGTCTGGGGTCGACACCGATGATCGGTTTCGATGCAGAGGCCGTGCACAGAGAGTTCAGCCTGGCCGAAGACGAAATCCCGGTCATGCTGCTGACCGTCGGGCCGGAGCGGCCCGGCAACTGGCCGCAGAAGCCGCGCCTGCCCGTGGCCGATGTGCTGCACTTCGCATAA
- a CDS encoding AraC family transcriptional regulator → MSQVDWLSHLLQIITVTGQLEVRCAYGAPWRVIWPRAAANEIPYHVIVKGRAIFEDPDARTVQELGSGDIVLLPHGSAHVLHDGSGETPVRTHESRGSAGWMLSENDRGGEQLDLLCGRFFVVPPHDRLVRNYLPANLVVRAMENYGEENIGPASSQLSGLVGLMRMESSGDRAGGRAILNALSSVLFTLVLRAASEAGKSTEGLLALAGHPRLAPAIAAMFADPTRPWKLPELADLCGMSRATFMRQFQDKLGRSALDLLTDLRMSMAANELKKPRISTEAVAETVGYQSVSAFRRVFAERMGMTPGEWRRLAQDGDKSGPSPE, encoded by the coding sequence ATGTCTCAAGTCGACTGGTTGAGTCATCTCCTGCAGATCATCACAGTCACTGGTCAACTCGAGGTCCGCTGCGCCTACGGTGCACCATGGCGTGTTATCTGGCCCAGGGCGGCAGCGAACGAGATCCCCTACCATGTCATCGTCAAGGGCCGGGCCATTTTCGAGGACCCTGATGCGAGAACGGTGCAGGAGCTTGGGAGCGGGGATATCGTGCTGCTCCCTCACGGTTCGGCGCATGTGCTGCACGACGGCAGCGGTGAAACGCCAGTCCGCACGCACGAAAGCAGGGGCTCCGCAGGATGGATGTTGAGCGAGAACGATAGAGGGGGTGAGCAACTCGATCTGCTGTGCGGACGGTTTTTCGTCGTGCCACCCCATGATCGACTGGTCCGCAACTACCTGCCAGCAAATCTGGTGGTGCGGGCCATGGAAAACTATGGAGAAGAGAACATTGGGCCGGCATCGAGTCAACTTTCCGGACTGGTCGGCCTGATGCGAATGGAGTCCTCAGGTGACAGAGCGGGAGGACGCGCTATTCTCAACGCGCTTTCTTCGGTCTTATTCACTCTCGTTCTGCGCGCCGCGAGCGAAGCCGGAAAGTCCACTGAAGGCCTATTGGCCCTTGCTGGTCATCCGAGATTGGCACCGGCCATTGCGGCGATGTTCGCTGATCCGACGCGACCTTGGAAGCTTCCCGAGCTGGCCGATTTATGCGGCATGTCACGCGCTACATTCATGCGCCAGTTTCAAGACAAGCTAGGTCGCTCCGCCCTCGACCTGTTGACCGATCTTCGCATGAGTATGGCCGCCAACGAGCTCAAGAAGCCAAGGATCAGCACGGAGGCCGTGGCTGAGACGGTCGGGTATCAATCGGTTTCGGCATTCCGGCGTGTATTTGCCGAGCGGATGGGGATGACACCCGGGGAATGGCGCCGACTGGCGCAGGACGGCGATAAGTCCGGACCCTCGCCAGAATGA
- a CDS encoding DUF4863 family protein, translating to MGSREELIQRSIPFLREVKDTTPGAKMERWLNETYGENSALYRDLARLIMIGVEEGWAANQEVDGPNYRRSRILEPTAESFQFSITAVYMNSADPRRFKDDDDHDVLRGQYHGHPYGELNLVVPLNKGAELKGLQGWQGPGWTAPDPGSRHYPEVRGGAVIALFYLPAGRISYDFKAPV from the coding sequence ATGGGAAGCCGTGAAGAACTCATCCAGCGCAGCATTCCGTTTCTCCGGGAAGTCAAGGACACGACACCCGGAGCCAAGATGGAACGCTGGCTTAACGAGACATATGGCGAAAACAGCGCGCTCTACCGGGATCTGGCTCGCCTGATCATGATCGGGGTCGAGGAGGGATGGGCGGCAAACCAGGAGGTGGATGGTCCGAACTACCGGCGCAGCCGCATCCTGGAGCCGACTGCCGAATCGTTCCAGTTCAGCATCACCGCTGTTTACATGAACAGCGCCGATCCGCGCCGCTTCAAGGACGACGACGATCACGACGTGTTGCGCGGGCAGTATCACGGCCATCCTTATGGCGAGCTCAACCTCGTGGTGCCCTTGAACAAGGGCGCGGAGCTGAAGGGATTGCAGGGCTGGCAGGGACCCGGCTGGACGGCGCCCGATCCGGGCAGCAGGCACTATCCTGAGGTCAGGGGCGGCGCGGTCATCGCGCTGTTCTACCTGCCGGCTGGACGCATCTCTTACGATTTCAAGGCTCCCGTCTGA
- a CDS encoding nitroreductase yields MDTSRTRISGPEGAAIGTGERDVVAQSPIDQILAGRFACREFCNAPVPRRTIEQILRVARFAPSGANIQPWHVYVLAGATKDRVSTALLDAHQNSRDEHISEYKYYASDLPNPYLKRRQEFGRLFYGSLGIAQIDLEARSRQTAKNYTFFGAPVGLIVTIDRRLEVGSWLDLGMFVQNVMLAAAGRGLQSCPQETFAKYHRILRRLLSIPEEQMVVCGISVGKAKVEGQETLMPRADIDEFATFQGFEV; encoded by the coding sequence ATGGATACCAGCCGTACGAGGATATCCGGTCCTGAAGGAGCCGCCATCGGCACGGGTGAGAGAGATGTCGTTGCGCAGAGCCCGATCGATCAGATCTTGGCCGGCCGGTTTGCGTGCCGCGAGTTTTGCAACGCTCCGGTCCCGCGACGGACGATCGAGCAGATCCTCCGTGTCGCTCGGTTCGCGCCCAGCGGTGCGAACATCCAGCCCTGGCACGTCTACGTGCTGGCTGGCGCGACCAAGGACAGAGTCTCGACGGCGCTGCTGGATGCGCACCAAAACTCCCGCGACGAGCACATATCGGAATACAAATACTACGCCAGCGACTTACCCAATCCGTACCTCAAGCGGCGACAAGAATTCGGACGACTGTTCTATGGTTCGCTCGGAATTGCTCAAATCGATCTCGAGGCGAGGAGCAGACAAACCGCCAAGAACTACACATTCTTCGGCGCACCGGTGGGATTGATCGTGACCATCGATCGTCGCCTGGAAGTCGGAAGCTGGCTCGACCTCGGAATGTTCGTGCAGAACGTGATGCTCGCGGCGGCGGGACGCGGGCTTCAGTCCTGTCCGCAGGAAACGTTCGCGAAATATCACCGGATCTTGCGCCGCCTGCTATCGATCCCGGAGGAGCAGATGGTCGTGTGCGGCATCTCCGTCGGGAAGGCCAAGGTCGAGGGACAGGAAACATTGATGCCACGGGCGGATATTGATGAGTTCGCCACGTTTCAGGGATTCGAAGTGTAA
- a CDS encoding HD domain-containing protein: MSEIIAGIRVPDSAIARAATQLVRDSEDDLLYNHSRRVFLWGALTGERRGLKYDPELLYLGAMFHDMGLTEKYSSPDLRFEVDGANAARKFMKSYGVPERDIEDVWTAIALHTTPGIPEHMRPTIALVIAGVEMDVLGIAYHDFSREQRDHVCVHHPRETNFKENIIDHFANGIIKKPLTTFGNVKADVLALKDVNYVRQNFCSIILGSAWPY, from the coding sequence ATGTCTGAGATCATCGCCGGCATCCGCGTCCCTGACAGTGCAATCGCACGCGCCGCCACGCAGCTGGTGCGCGATAGCGAAGACGACCTGCTCTACAACCACAGTCGCCGCGTCTTCCTTTGGGGCGCGCTCACTGGCGAGCGGCGCGGGCTGAAATACGACCCGGAACTGCTTTACCTCGGCGCCATGTTCCACGACATGGGTCTCACCGAGAAATATTCGAGCCCCGATCTGCGCTTCGAGGTCGATGGCGCCAATGCCGCCCGCAAATTCATGAAAAGCTACGGCGTGCCCGAGCGCGACATCGAGGACGTCTGGACTGCCATCGCGCTCCACACCACGCCCGGTATCCCAGAGCATATGCGCCCGACCATCGCGTTGGTGATCGCCGGCGTGGAAATGGATGTGCTTGGCATCGCCTATCACGATTTCTCGCGTGAACAGCGTGACCATGTCTGCGTCCATCATCCGCGCGAGACAAACTTCAAGGAGAATATCATCGATCACTTCGCCAACGGCATCATCAAGAAGCCGCTGACGACGTTCGGAAACGTGAAGGCCGATGTCCTCGCACTGAAGGACGTGAACTACGTCCGTCAGAACTTCTGCTCGATCATCCTTGGCTCAGCCTGGCCGTACTGA
- a CDS encoding GlxA family transcriptional regulator, protein MPVQAVAIVVCEGVQALDVAGPMDVFSEANTFLGSADRYETVLVAAHRNPLRASNGIRMVADLTFDEAAGGFDIVLVAGTPTPPEAEPEPCLLQWVKELPWRSSVYGSICTGAFVLGYAGLLDDRRVTTHWQDAQALAARFPKAKVEPDLIYVRDGRLITAAGVTAGIDLGLALVGQRHGAETALKVAKRLVVVAQRQGGQSQFSPYLTAPADPESPIARIQDHVMANIGNRHTLDSLAAVVGMSARNLARHFVQVTGTTPHDFIERARVDAARMMLEASDRPLKAVAFDCGFGSADRMRIVFSTRLGVTPVQYRASFRRAETE, encoded by the coding sequence GTGCCGGTACAAGCAGTCGCGATCGTCGTCTGTGAGGGGGTCCAGGCCCTGGACGTGGCGGGGCCGATGGATGTGTTCAGCGAGGCGAACACGTTTCTCGGCAGCGCGGATCGCTACGAAACCGTATTGGTTGCTGCTCACCGCAATCCGCTGCGCGCCTCGAATGGCATACGCATGGTCGCCGACCTGACCTTCGATGAGGCGGCGGGCGGCTTCGACATCGTTCTGGTGGCCGGCACTCCGACGCCACCGGAAGCGGAGCCCGAACCGTGCCTGCTTCAGTGGGTCAAGGAGCTGCCGTGGCGCTCGAGCGTCTATGGATCGATCTGCACAGGGGCTTTTGTGCTCGGCTATGCCGGACTCCTCGACGATCGGCGAGTCACGACCCATTGGCAGGATGCACAGGCGCTGGCGGCGAGATTCCCGAAGGCGAAAGTCGAACCGGATCTGATCTATGTGCGCGATGGACGGCTGATCACCGCGGCGGGTGTGACGGCGGGGATAGATCTGGGCTTGGCGCTCGTCGGGCAGCGGCACGGCGCGGAAACCGCGCTCAAGGTCGCCAAGCGTTTGGTCGTGGTTGCGCAGCGCCAGGGCGGACAATCGCAGTTTAGTCCCTATCTCACGGCACCTGCCGATCCCGAATCGCCGATCGCGCGCATCCAGGACCATGTCATGGCCAATATTGGGAATCGCCACACGCTGGACTCGCTTGCCGCTGTCGTCGGCATGAGCGCCCGGAATCTGGCCCGACATTTCGTGCAGGTGACCGGGACCACACCGCACGACTTCATCGAGCGCGCCCGCGTCGATGCGGCGCGCATGATGCTGGAAGCAAGCGACCGGCCGCTGAAGGCGGTCGCCTTCGATTGCGGCTTCGGGTCGGCGGACCGGATGAGGATCGTCTTCAGCACCCGTCTCGGCGTGACCCCTGTCCAATATCGCGCCAGTTTTCGGCGAGCGGAAACGGAATAG
- a CDS encoding MFS transporter, producing the protein MLQELNPERAQATGADSLASLIWLTLGAFAIGSEGFMIAGLLPALARDLNVGLPAAGHLVTAFSLAYAIGAPVMAVLTAGLERRRLLVVAMGSFALGNLLAALAPDYAGLLAARLLLALSAASFMPAASGSAAALGGPERRGRALSTITTGLTLAIIAGVPLGVLVGQGFGWRATFFGVAGLAVFSLLGILIRLPRQRPGVTAGLGERLALAKRRDILGVLVTSVLTVAGTFTVYTYLGVFIAGVAGLGPQALAPVLLGFGLASAVGAQLSGSAADRWGARSIVIVGGGLALLAYLAFSLSAALEPARAMPVLLPAILIWGFASWGLITAQQARLVTLAPALAPISLSMNSSAIYLGSAMGAAAGAVVIANGAMERLGWVAAGFALAALLSVLLSGSSTSGRR; encoded by the coding sequence GTGCTCCAGGAGCTGAATCCCGAGCGCGCGCAAGCTACCGGCGCCGACTCGCTGGCCTCTCTCATCTGGCTAACTCTCGGCGCTTTTGCCATCGGCAGCGAGGGGTTCATGATCGCCGGGCTGCTCCCGGCCCTGGCGCGAGACCTGAACGTCGGTCTGCCAGCTGCCGGTCATTTGGTCACCGCCTTCTCCCTCGCTTATGCGATCGGCGCGCCGGTCATGGCCGTGTTGACGGCCGGGCTGGAGCGGCGTCGGCTGCTGGTCGTCGCCATGGGCAGCTTCGCCCTGGGCAACCTGCTCGCCGCGCTGGCGCCAGACTATGCCGGGCTGTTGGCCGCGCGGCTGCTGTTGGCCCTGTCGGCAGCAAGCTTCATGCCGGCGGCCAGCGGATCTGCCGCCGCACTGGGCGGTCCGGAGCGGCGCGGCCGTGCCCTGTCCACTATCACCACCGGGTTGACCCTGGCCATCATCGCCGGCGTGCCGCTGGGGGTACTGGTGGGGCAGGGCTTCGGCTGGCGCGCCACCTTTTTCGGTGTGGCGGGGCTGGCGGTGTTCTCGCTGTTAGGGATTCTCATCCGGCTGCCGCGCCAACGGCCTGGCGTCACGGCCGGCCTGGGTGAGCGTCTGGCGCTGGCCAAGCGTCGCGATATCTTGGGCGTGCTGGTGACCAGCGTGCTGACCGTGGCCGGCACCTTTACGGTCTACACTTATCTCGGTGTCTTCATAGCCGGCGTCGCCGGCCTTGGCCCGCAGGCGCTGGCGCCGGTCCTGCTGGGCTTTGGCTTGGCCAGTGCAGTCGGCGCCCAGCTCAGCGGCAGCGCGGCGGACCGTTGGGGCGCCCGCAGTATCGTGATCGTTGGTGGGGGGCTTGCCCTGCTGGCCTATCTTGCCTTCTCGCTCAGCGCGGCCCTCGAGCCGGCGCGGGCAATGCCCGTCCTGCTGCCGGCCATCCTGATTTGGGGGTTCGCCAGTTGGGGGCTGATAACGGCGCAGCAAGCGCGGCTGGTGACGTTGGCTCCGGCGCTGGCGCCGATCAGTCTCTCGATGAATTCATCGGCGATCTACCTCGGCAGCGCGATGGGTGCCGCGGCGGGCGCTGTGGTCATTGCCAATGGCGCGATGGAGCGGCTCGGCTGGGTAGCTGCGGGATTCGCTCTGGCCGCGCTGTTGTCGGTGCTGCTCAGCGGCAGCAGCACATCAGGCCGAAGGTGA
- a CDS encoding HD domain-containing protein has product MTTPNLSNALVIPDSLLAKEATDILREHSTDLLFNHSIRVYLFAAEQGRQRNLRFDRELLYVAAAFHDLGLIKKFSSPDERFEVDGANAARQFLSTHNIAEDQVQTVWEAIALHTTPGIPKHMGPEVALLNSGVLLDVIGVGFDQFPAELREEIVAKYPRTNFKEGFIQEYFAGFAHKPATTYGTVNAAVCERFIPGFKSPNACDLIAASPFPDSQHKAQHHD; this is encoded by the coding sequence ATGACAACGCCAAATCTCTCCAATGCTCTCGTCATTCCCGATTCCTTGCTCGCGAAAGAGGCGACAGACATCCTGCGCGAACATTCCACCGATCTGCTCTTCAATCACTCGATCCGCGTCTACCTGTTCGCTGCTGAGCAGGGTCGTCAGAGGAATCTGCGCTTCGACCGTGAGCTCCTTTATGTCGCCGCCGCATTTCACGATCTCGGCCTGATCAAGAAGTTCTCGAGCCCAGACGAACGCTTCGAGGTCGATGGCGCAAATGCAGCCAGACAGTTTCTTAGCACCCACAACATCGCTGAAGATCAGGTACAGACCGTCTGGGAAGCAATTGCGCTGCATACCACCCCCGGCATCCCGAAGCATATGGGGCCCGAAGTGGCGCTTCTCAACTCCGGTGTGCTTCTCGATGTAATCGGGGTGGGATTCGATCAGTTTCCCGCGGAGCTGCGCGAGGAAATCGTCGCCAAGTACCCGCGCACGAACTTCAAAGAAGGCTTCATTCAGGAGTATTTCGCCGGTTTTGCGCACAAGCCAGCGACGACGTATGGCACCGTCAACGCCGCCGTCTGCGAACGTTTCATCCCGGGGTTCAAGAGCCCCAACGCCTGCGACTTGATCGCTGCTTCGCCCTTCCCGGATTCCCAGCACAAGGCTCAACATCATGACTAG
- a CDS encoding NADP-dependent oxidoreductase — MTPSSIVPQVNEERTRSTMMAWRVHQFGSPEVMKFERVPRPEPGPGEVLVKVAAAGVGPWDGWIRSGKSALPQPLPLTLGSDISGEIVAMGPGDSELRTGDQVFGVTNSRFIGAYAEYAVASAGMVSNKPTSLSHVEAASVPVIAVTAWQALFDHAQLKAGQTVVIHGAAGNVGSYAVQLAHHAGVQTIATVSTGDISVARNLGANTVIDYRTHRFEEEVRNADAVIDLVGGETQDRSFQILRRGGKLISAVSRPDQDLAKRYGVEAAFFLVNVTSQYLTEIARFIDGGKLRTNVGAILPLTDAREAHLMLERVRPQPKGKIVLDVGAS; from the coding sequence ATGACCCCCAGCAGCATCGTTCCTCAGGTTAATGAAGAGCGAACTCGTTCAACCATGATGGCCTGGCGCGTGCACCAGTTTGGGTCACCAGAGGTCATGAAGTTTGAGCGCGTGCCGCGACCTGAGCCAGGTCCTGGAGAGGTCTTGGTCAAAGTTGCGGCCGCCGGAGTTGGCCCATGGGATGGCTGGATCAGGTCCGGCAAGAGCGCTTTGCCGCAACCGCTTCCCCTCACTCTCGGCTCGGATATTTCGGGTGAAATCGTCGCGATGGGACCCGGAGACAGCGAACTACGTACCGGAGATCAGGTTTTTGGTGTTACGAACTCGCGGTTTATCGGGGCCTATGCCGAGTACGCTGTGGCGTCCGCAGGGATGGTTTCGAACAAGCCAACCTCGCTAAGCCACGTTGAAGCTGCGTCCGTCCCCGTCATTGCCGTGACGGCATGGCAGGCGTTGTTTGATCACGCCCAGCTCAAGGCAGGTCAAACGGTGGTCATTCACGGAGCGGCCGGCAACGTTGGATCCTATGCGGTTCAATTGGCCCATCACGCAGGTGTGCAAACTATCGCAACCGTATCGACGGGCGATATTTCCGTCGCGCGTAACCTCGGCGCAAACACGGTGATCGATTATCGGACTCATCGCTTTGAGGAAGAAGTTCGGAACGCGGACGCTGTCATTGATCTTGTCGGCGGCGAAACCCAAGACCGCTCATTCCAGATCCTCCGTCGTGGCGGCAAGCTGATTTCGGCAGTATCCCGTCCGGATCAGGATCTTGCAAAGCGCTACGGTGTTGAAGCCGCCTTCTTTCTGGTCAACGTCACGAGCCAATATCTGACAGAGATCGCTCGCTTCATCGATGGTGGAAAACTACGAACAAACGTAGGGGCAATCTTACCCCTCACGGATGCGCGCGAGGCTCATTTGATGCTGGAACGCGTGCGGCCTCAGCCGAAAGGAAAGATCGTGCTCGACGTCGGAGCGAGTTGA